The following proteins are encoded in a genomic region of Salvelinus sp. IW2-2015 unplaced genomic scaffold, ASM291031v2 Un_scaffold1298, whole genome shotgun sequence:
- the LOC112070340 gene encoding cAMP-dependent protein kinase type II-beta regulatory subunit — MSIEIPEGLTELLQSFTVEVLRNQPGDLLEFALQYFTQLKDSETTGAAFGNDQHSATRPSGKAVNFIDEAMQIDSENGEEEESDDEEFIAPVMSRFIRRASVCAEAFNPDEDEEDKEQRVTHPKTDEQRQRLQEACRDILLFKNLDPEQFSQVLDAMFEKFLEVGEHIIDEDADGDNFYVIERGTFDIYMRVDGVEKTVGAYDNRGSFGELALMYNTPRAATIISTSPGALWCLDRLTFRRIIVKNNACERRLYEELIESLPLLTSLELSERMKVVDVLSSRXFCDGEQIISQGDLADCFYIVESGQVRITMKRTRTKKDQEDVDIATCSRGQYFGELALVTNKPRAASAYAVGSVKCLVMDVQAFERLLGPCMDIMKRNIANYEEQLVTLFECSTTDIEEINP, encoded by the exons ATGAGTATAGAAATTCCTGAAGGATTGACGGAGCTGTTGCAGAGCTTTACCGTGGAAGTGTTACGGAATCAGCCGGGAGATTTGCTCGAATTCGCGTTGCAGTATTTCACCCAACTGAAGGACAGTGAGACTACCGGGGCCGCGTTCGGCAATGACCAACATTCGGCCACGCGACCCAGTGGGAAAGCGGTCAATTTCATCGACGAAGCCATGCAGATCGATTCTGaaaatggagaggaagaggagagtgacgACGAGGAATTCATTG CTCCAGTGATGAGTCGATTCATTAGAAGAGCATCAG TTTGTGCTGAGGCGTTCAACCCTGATGAAGACGAGGAAGACAAAGAACAGAGG GTCACCCATCCTAAAACAgacgaacagagacagagactacaGGAGGCTTGCAGAGACATCCTGCTGTTCAAAAACCTGGACCCG gaACAATTTTCCCAAGTACTGGACGCCATGTTTGAGAAGTTCCTTGAGGTAGGAGAACAYATCATAGATGAAGATGCCGATGGCGACAACTTCTACGTCATTGAAAG agggACCTTTGACATCTATATGAGGGTTGATGGTGTAGAGAAGACCGTGGGAGCCTATGATAACAGGGGAAGCTTTGGGGAGCTGGCCCTGATGTACAACACCCCCAGGGCTGCTACCATCATCTCCACCTCGCCCGGAGCCCTCTGGTGCCTG GATCGTCTGACATTCAGGAGGATCATAGTGAAGAACAACGCGTGTGAGAGGAGACTGTACGAGGAGTTGATTGAATCACTTCCACTGTTAACATCATTAGAG CTTTCAGAGAGAATGaaggtggtggatgtgttgtcTTCTAGAGYCTTCTGCGATGGAGAACAGATYATCTCTCAG GGTGACCTAGCAGATTGTTTTTATATAGTTGAATCTGGGCAAGTTAGAATCACCATGAAGAGAACCAGG acGAAAAAGGACCAAGAGGATGTGGATATAGCTACATGCTCCAGGGGGCAGTACTTTGGAGAACTGGCCCTCGTCACCAACAAACCCAGAGCTGCTTCAGCTTACGCTGTGGGAAGTGTCAAGTGTTTAG TTATGGACGTGCAGGCGTTTGAGAGGTTGCTGGGCCCCTGCATGGACATCATGAAGAGAAACATTGCAAATTACGAAGAGCAGCTGGTTACTCTGTTTGAATGTAGCACCACTGACATTGAGGAGATTAACCCATGA